The following DNA comes from Amycolatopsis albispora.
GCTGGTGCGGGCCGACATGCGGGAGTTCACCGAGGAACGCGGTTTCGACGTGGTGCTCAACCTCTACACCTCGTTCGGCTACTTCGACGATCCCGCCGACAACCTGCGGGTGCTGCGCAACGCCCGCGCCAGCCTCGACCGCGGCGGGTCGCTGCTGGTCGACGTGCTGGGCAAGGAAGTGCTGGCGAGCTGGGTCGGCCGCCCGCAGGCGATCGACACCGAGGACGGCACGGTCTTCATGCGCGACACCATTCTCGACGACTGGACACGTCTCCGTACCGATTGGACACTCGTCGCCGGTGACACCGCCCGCCACGCCACCATCACCAGTTTCCTGTACAGCGCGGCGGAACTGCGGGCGCTGTTCGAGCAGGCCGGGTTCACCGGGGTCGAGTGCTTCGGCGACTTCGACGGCAGGCCGTACGACAACCACGCCCGACGGCTGATCGTGCGTGGCCGTGCGAACTGAGGTGCGCGGCGAGCCGCGCTGGCGCCTGCTCGCCGAACCGTCGGCCCCCGGCACGCCCGCGAAAGGCGGGCTGACCGGCGGCATCGTGGTGCTTTCGGTGGTGCTGCTGGTTTCTGTGCTCGCGGGCATCGCGCTCGGCCCGACCGTGGTGCCGCTCGACGAGGTGCTGCGTTACCTGCGTGCCGCGCTCACCGGGGGCCAGATCGGCCACACCGAGGTCACCGGGTACTCGATCGTCTGGGAGGTGCGCACGCCGCGGGTGCTGCTCGCGGTGGTCGTCGGCGCCGGACTTGCCGTGGTCGGTGTCGCGCTTCAGGCCTTGGTGCGCAACGCACTGGCTGAGCCGTTCGTGCTCGGCATTTCGTCGGGGGCGTCGGTCGGGGCGACCGCGGTGGTGGTGTTCGGCTTGTTCGCCTCGCTCGGTGTGCTCGCCATGTCGGTGGCGGCATTCCTCGGTGCGCTGCTCGCCACCGTGCTGGTCTACTTCGCCGCACGCAGCGCGCTCGGGCTCACCCCGCTGCGGCTCGTGCTGACCGGGGTCGCGCTCGCCTACGCCTTCCAGGCGGTGATGAGCATGATCGTGTTCCTGGCGCCGAACAGCCAGGCGGCGCAGACGGTGTTGTTCTGGCTGCTCGGCAGCCTCGGCGCGGCGAGCTGGCAGTCGCTGCCGATCGCGGCGGCCGCGGTGGTGGTGACCGTGGTCCTGCTGCTGCGCAAGAGCAGGCCGCTCGACATCCTTTCGCTCGGCGACGAAACCGCGGCGAGCCTCGGGGTGGACGCGGCGGCGTTGCGGCGCGGGCTGTTCCTGCTGACCGCGGGCGCGACCGGGTTGCTGGTGGCGGTCAGCGGCGCGATCCCGTTCGTCGGGCTGGTGCTGCCGCACGTGGTCCGGATCGTGGTCGGCTCGAGCCACCGCCGGGTGCTCGCGATCGCGCCGCTGGCCGGCGCGATCTTCCTGGTCTGGGTGGACCTGCTGGCCAGGACGGTGGTCGCGCCGGAGGAACTGCCGCTCGGCGTGATCACCGCGCTGATCGGGGTGCCGGTGTTCATCGGGTTGATGCGCCGCCGCGGTTACCTGTTCGGAGATCGCTGATGGGACAGGCAAGGCTTTCGTTGCAGGACGTGTCGGTCGAGGTCGCCGGGCAGGCGCTGGTCCGCGAGCTGTGCCTCGACGTGGGCGAGGGCGAAGTGGTCGGCCTGGTCGGGCCCAACGGCAGCGGCAAGTCGACCGCGTTGCGCTGCGTCTACCGCGCGCTGCGCCCGACCCGCGGTGCCGTGCTGCTCAACGACGAGGACCTGAGCGGTGTGCCGCTGGCCGAGAGCGCGCGCTCGATCGCCGCGCTCACCCAGGACAGCCGCGCCGAGCTGGACTTCACCGTGGAGGAGGTGGTGGCGCTCGGGCGGTCTCCGCACCAGCGCGGCAACGCCCGGCTCACCGCGCGCGAACGCCAGCTGTGCCGGGACGCGTTGCGGCGCATGGACATCACGCACCTGGCGTTGCGCAGCGTGCTGTCGCTGTCCGGCGGCGAGCGCCAGCGGGTGCTGATGGCCAGGGCGCTGGTGCAGGAGCCGAGCGTGCTCGTTCTCGACGAGCCGACCAACCACCTCGACGTGCGCCACCAGGTGGAACTGCTGAGCTTCCTGGCCGGGTGCGGGCTGACCGTGCTGGTCGCGTTGCACGACCTGAACCTCGCCGCCGCGGTGTGCCAGCGCATCGCGGTGCTGCGTGACGGCGAGCTGGCCGCGTGCGGTCCGCCCGCCGAGATCCTCACGCCCGAACTGGTGCTGGACGTGTTCGGCGTGCACGCCAGCGTGGTGGCCCACCCGCGCACCGGGATCACCCAGCTGCTCTACGACCTGGACCCCGAAAGGACGGACCACGGATGAAAAAGCGTTCCCGCCTGCTGGTGCTGCTGGCCTTGCTGCCCTTGGTGACGGCGTGCGGTGCCACTGTCGAGCCCGCCCCGGCGGGTGAGCAGGCCGCCACCGCGACGGTGACCAACTGCGGTGAGCAGGTCACCTACCCGACGCCGCAGCGCGCGGTGTCGTACGACATCAGCGGCACGGAGAAGATGTTCGCGCTCGGCCTGGCCGACCGGATGCGCGGGTACGTGCTGAACAAGGTGGCCGATCCGTCGATCGACGGCTCGGCGTACAAGGCGGACTACGCCAAGGTGCCGCGGCTCGGCACCGCGCGGATCACCAGGGAGATCGTGGTGGACGCGCAGGCCGACTGGGTGTTCGCCGGCTGGAACTCCGGGTTCAGCGAGGAACGCGGGATCACCCCGAAACTGCTGGAGCAGCTGGGCATCCGGAGCTACCTGCACACCGAGACCTGCTGGGACTACGGCACCGCGAAGGTGGCGGTGTCCCCGCTCGAAGCGCTGTTCACCGACCTGGAGAACCTGGGCAAGATCTTCCACGTCGAGGCACGCGCGACGGAACTGGTGGGGGAGTTGCGCGGCAGGCTGGACGCGGTGCGCCAGGGTGCGCCCGCCGGTGCCGAACCGCCCAGGGTCTTCGTCTACGACTCGGGCACCGACCAGCCGTTCACCGCGGGCAAGCACGCCGCGCCCACCGACATCATCGCCGCGGCGGGCGGGCGCAACGTCTTCGGTGAGCTGGCCGACGGCTGGGGCTCGGTCGGCTGGGAGCCGGTGGTCCAGGCGCAGCCGGAGGTGATCGTGGTGGTCGACTACGGCGACCAGCCGGCCCAGGCGAAGATCGACTTCGTGAAGTCCTTCGAGGGGCTGAAGAACTCACCGGCGGTGCGCGAGAACCGGTTCCACGTGATGTCGATCGGCGAGCTGGTCAGCGGGCCGCGCAACATCGCCGGTGCCGAGAACCTGGCGGGCTACCTGCGGTCGATCGGCCGATGACGCACACCCCGGAGACCCCGGTGCTGGCCGGGGTGCACGAGCACATCACCGACGCGATCAAGGACCCGAGCCTGATCCGGCTGGGCCCGAACCTGGTGCTGGCCCGGTTCGAGACGATGAAGGTCTATGCCGCGCTCGGTGCGGTCCGGTCGTTGCTGGACAGCGGAATCGTGCGGGCCGGCCAGACGCTGATCGACTCGTCGAGCGGCATCTACGCGCTCGCGCTGGCGATGGCCTGCCACCGCTACGGCCTGCGCTGCCACATCGTCGCGTCGACCACGGTGGACGCGACGATCCGCGCGCAGCTGGAGGTGCTCGGCGCGACGGTGGACCAGATGCCGCCGTCGGCGAGCCTGCAACTGGACCAGGAGCGGCGCGTGCGCCGGGTGCGCGAGCTGCTGGCCGAGCACCCGGACATGCACTGGATGCGGCAATACCACGACGAGGTGCACTACGCCGGGTACGCCGAACTGGCCGAGATCGCGGTGCGGTCGCTGCCCGCGGGGCCGCTCACCGTGGTCGGCGCGGTCGGCACCGGGGCGTCCACCGGCGGGCTGGTGCGGTCGCTGCGGCGGCGTGACCCGGACGTGCGGCTGACCGGGATCCAGCCGTTCGGCAGCGTGACCTTCGGCAGCGAGCGGCTGGCCGATCCGGAGGCGATCATCGCCGGGATCGGCAGCTCGATCCCGTTCGGCAACGTGCGGCACACGCTGTACGACCGGTTGCACTGGGTGGATTTCCGGTACGCGATGGCCGGCGCCGTCGGGTTGCTGCGGGAGCACGCGGTGTTCGCCGGGCTGTCCACCGGGGCCGCGTACCTGGCCGCGCGGTGGGAGGCGCGGGCGGAACCGGGGCGGATGTTCCTGGTGATCGGCGCCGACACCGGGCACCGGTATGTCGACAAGGTGTTTTCCCGGCACCAGGAGGCGCTCGATCCGGAGCTGCTCTTCCCGGTGGAGGTCGGCTCGCTGGCCGCGCTGACCCTGCCGTGGTCCACAATGGACTGGGCGCGGCGGGCGTACCGGGTGGGCCGATGACCATCGTGCTGCTGGAGGCGCTTTCGTTCGGGCTGGGCAGGCTCGCCGACGCGGCGGCCGCGGCCGGGCAGCGGCTGGTGCTGTGCACCGGCGACCGGTCGATCTACCGGCACGAGCTGAGCCGGTGCGAACTCGAGGTCATCGACGTGGACACCTTCGACGCAAACGCTTGCGCCCAGGTGCTTTCCGCGCTTCCGGACCTGGCCGGGCTGATCAGCTCCACCGACACCTGGGCGGTTCCCGGGGCCCGGCTGGCCGCCGAGTTCGGCCTGCCCGGTCCGTCGGTGGACGCCGTCCGGACGCTGCGGGACAAGGCACGCGTGCGGCAGCTGCTGCACGCACGCGGGCTGAGCCGGGGGACGGCCGTGGACGCGGTGCCCTCGCTCATCGGGTTTCCGCTGGTGGTCAAGGATTCGGCGGGCACGTCGTCGCGGGAGGTCTCGCTGGTGCACTCGGCCGCGGAGCTGCGGGCGGTGCTGTCGTCGGCGGGGCCGTTGAAGGGACGGCTGATCGCGGAGCCGTACGTCGCCGGGCCGGTTTACAGCGCGGAAACGCTGACGTGGCAAGGGGAGACGCGGTTGCTGGGGGTGTCGAGCAGGCAGCTGTCGCGCGAGTTCCGGTTCCGGGAGGAGTCGGCGGCGTTCCCGGTCGCGTTCGGGGGCAAGGACACCGATGTGCTGCGATCCTGGGTTTCGGAGGTGCTGGCGGTCGCCGGGCACACGCGGGGATTCGCGCACGTCGAGTTCGTGCTGACCGGGGCGGGGCCGGAACTGGTCGAGATCAACGCGCGCATCGGCGGCGCGCTGGTCGGCGAGGCGTTGTGCCGCGCACTGGGCACGAACGTGTACGAAGCGATGGTGCAGCTGGCGTTGGGAACGCGGCCGTTGCTGCTGGACGCCGTGGTCCCGGGTGGCCCGGCCGTGGCGTTCAGCCTGATCTACCCGGCGCGGCCGGGACGGCTCGAGGGCTGGTCCGGGCTGGACGCCCTGGCCGCGCACCCCGGCGACCCGGAGTGGTACCCGACGGCCGCCGTCGGCGACACCGTCACCACACTGGCGGACCAGCGCGCTTGCACCGGCCTCGTCCTGGTACAGGGGGACACCGCGGAACTGGCCGCACACCGAGCCCACGCCGCCGCCGCGACCATCCACCCGATCATGTCGTAGCCTGCGGTCAGCTGACGCCGCCGCTCCCGCCGAGGACACGAATGTGGCTTTCGGGGCGAATTCCGCCCCGAAAGCCACATTCGTGTCCATCGGTCAGGGCGAGCGCCCCTCCATCGGCCGGGCGGCGGCCCCCGCCCGGGTCACGGCAACGCTATGAATGTGGCTTTCATAGCGTCTGGCGCAATGAAAGCCACATTCATTGCACGCCGCACGCCGCACGCCGCACGCCGCACGCCGCACGCGGCCCTCGCCGAGCCGGACCGATCCCCGTCAGCGGTCCCCGTGCCAGGAGTGCCACAGCGCCGAGTAGGTGCCGCCCGCCGCCACCAAAACGTCGTGCGGGCCGAGTTCGGTGATGCGCCCGCCGTCCACCACGGCGATCCGGTCGGCGTCGTGCGCGGTGTGCAGCCGGTGCGCGATGGCGACCACCGTCCGCCCCTCGAGCACGGCGGCGACCGCGCGTTCCACGTTCCGCGCGGTCCGCGGGTCCAGCAAGGCCGTCGCCTCGTCGAGCACCACGGTGTGCGGGTCGGCCAGCACCACCCGCGCCAGCGCCAGCTGCTGTGCCCGCGGCGCGTCCAGCCGCAGGTCCCGGGTGTCCAAACCGGACGGCAGCGCACGCACCCAGCCCGCGTCCACCACGTCGAGCGCGGCGAGCAGCCGCGAGTCGGAGGCGTCCGGCGCGGCGATGGTCAGGTTGTCCCGGATGGTGCCCAGGAACACGTGGTGCTCCTGCGTCACCAGCACCACCCGCTCCCGCAGCACCTCCGGCGCCAGCTCCGCCACCGGCACCCCGCCCACGGTCACCGAGCCGGCCCCCGGCGCCGCCAGCCCGGCCAGCAGTCTGCCCAAAGTGGACTTTCCCGCCCCCGACGGACCGACCAGCGCGAGCCGTTCACCCGGCCGCACCGACAGGTCGACCCCGTGCAGCACGTCCTCACCGGAGCCGTAGGCGTACCGCACCCCGCTGACCACGAGCCGGTCGTCCACCGGCACCTCGGCCGACGGCGCCCGGTCGGGCACCGCCTTCGCCACGCCCTTCAACCGCGCGAACGACGCGCCGCTGCGCTGCAACTGGTCCAGCCAGTCCAGGATGAAGTCCATCGGCTCGGTCAGCTGCCACGCGTACAGCACCGCCGAGACCGCCGCGCCGAGCGTGACCAGGTCGTTCGCCACGAAGACACCACCGGCCAGCAGCAGCACCGCGGCGGGCAGCGCGTAGACGAAGTCCACCACCGGGTAGAACACGCTGCGCAGGAACAACGTCCGCCGCCGTGCCGTGTACGCGCGCCGCACGCGGGCGTCGGCCGCGGCGATCTGCCGCGACTGGAGCCCGAACGCCTCGACCGTGCGCGCGCCCTCCGCGGTCTCGACCAGGCTGTCGGCCATTTCCGAGAGGGTCTGCCCCTCGTGCAGGTAGGCGTCCCTGGCGCGGCGCAGGTACCACCGGCTGATCGCCGCGACCAGCGGCAGCCCGACCATCGCGCACACCCCGAACAGCGGGTCGAGCACGAAGAGTGCGGCGAAGACGAAGGTCAGCTGCACCGATGAGATGAACAGCGTCGGTGCCGCGTCGCGCAGGGTGACACCGACGATGGCCACGTCCGCCGAGCCCCTGGCCATCAGGTCACCGGTCCCGGTCCGCTCGACCACCGGCGCGGGCAGCGAAAGCGTCTCGTCGACGAAGTCCTCGCGCAGCCGTGCCAGCGTGCGCTCGCCGAGCCGGTGCCCGGCGTTGCGCGCGAACCGGGTGAGCAGCACCTGCGCCACCGCGCAGCCGACGATCGCCAGCGCCAGCGTGTCCACAGTGGACACCGTGGCGGTACCGGCGCCGACCTGGTCGACGATCCGCCCGACCAGCCACGGCGCGACCAGCCCGGCCAGCGCCGCCAGCCCGTTCAGCAGCAGCACCAGTGCCATCGCCCGGCGATCGGCGCGGATCAGCCGCCAGGTCGCCCGCCGGACTTCGGGCGCGTCCGCCACCGGCAGGCTCATCGCGCCACCTCCTCTTCGGCACCCCGGTACACCAGCGCGCGGTACCGCGGTTCGGTTTCCAGCAGCCCGGCGTGCGTCCCGGTCGCCACCACACGACCGCCGGCCAGGAACGCGACCACGTCGGCCTGCCCGGCCTGCAGCGGTGAGGTGGTGGCCACCACGGTGGTCCGGCCGGCGCGGAACTCGCGCAGCCGGGCGGCGATCAGCGCCTCGGTCGGCGCGTCCACCGCGGACGCCGGTTCGACCAGCAGCAGTACCTCCGGATCGGCCAGCAACGCCCTGGCCAGCCGCAACCGCTGCCGCTGCCCGCCGGACAGGTTCGCGCCGCGGGCCTCCAGCATCGCGTCGAGGCCGTCGGGCAGCCCGGCGATCACGTCCTCCGCGGCGGCCGCGCGGACCGCGGCGGTGATTGCCGTGTCGGTGTGCTCCGGCCGGGTGGCCACCGCTTCGCGCACCGGTCCGGCAAACAGGTGCTCCTCGTTGCGTGCCAAGAGAATGCGCGACCTGACCTCGTCGAGGCGGATGTCGGTCAGCGGCACCTCGTCCCAGGTGGCCGCCGAATCGGTGTACCTGGCCAACCGGTCGAGCAACTCGGCGGATTCGGCGGGCGCGGCCGACACCACGGCCAGCAGCACACCGGGCGGGACCACCAGCCCGGACTCCGGATCGGCGAGGTTCGCGGGCCCGTCCGGACCCGGCCGGTCGCCGCCGGACTGCTCGGGCTCGATCCGCAGCAGCGTGGTCACCCGGCGGGCCGCGACCAGGCCCCTCGCCAGCTGGTCGGCGCCCTGGATCAGGAAGAACATCGGGATCACCAGCGCCGCCACGTAACCGTAGACGGCGACCATCTCGCCGATGGTGATCTCCCCGGCGGCGGTCATCCGCGCGGTGAGCCAGGTGATCACCGCCAGGAACACCACCGGCATGCCGGTCGTGAGCGCCTTGACCCAGCTGGTCACCGCGCCGACGCGGTACCCGTCTTCGCGCAGCAACCGCGACGAGTTGTGGAACCGCCGCGAGAACTGCTCGCTGCCGCCGATCCCGCGCAGCACCCGCAGCCCGCCGACGATGTCACCGATCTGCGACGTCAGCTCACCCTGCCGCTCGCGGTACCCGGATTCCTGACGCTGCAGGCGGTTCAGCAGCGGTGCGATGGCCACCGCCAGCACCGGCACCCCGAGGAGCACCACCAGCGCGAGCAACACGGAGACGTCGAGCAGGAGCAAGGTCACCGCGGCGAAGGCGAACACCGCGCCCACACCGGGCCCGACCAGCGTCAGGCATTCGGAGATGGTGGTGATGTCGGCCGCGCCGATGTGCGCCACCTCGCCGGCGGACACCCGGCGCGGCAGCGTCGCCCCGAGCCGGGTCACGTGCCGCACCACCACCCGGACCGTGCGCAGCGCGGAGTCCACCCGGACGAAGGTCATCGTGCGGTGACGCAGCATTCCGAGCAGCGCGTTGAACAAAGCGGCCGCCAGCACCGCGCCGGTCCACCCCGCCAGCTCGGCGAAGTCGCCGGTGCGCAGGCCGCTGTCGATCGCGCGGGAACTGAGGTACGGCGGCAGCATCGTGCTGACCATCCACACGCTGCCGTAGAGCGCGCCGCGCGCGGACCGCCACGGCTGGCTGCGCACCAGCCACCAGAGGTACCGCGCGGCGCCGCGGCTGTCGGGCGTGCCGGGCCCTACTTCCGCCATTCGGACCGGTCCAGTGAGTATTCGACCTCACCCTGGTCGGCGCCCTCGATCGGGTCGTCCCAGTCCACGAAGAAGGTGCGCGTGTACCGCAGGCCGGTTTTCTCCATCACCCGCCGCGAACCGGTGTTGACCGCCATGGTGGTCGCGAAGACCCGCTTCGCGTCCAGTTCGGTGAACGCCTTCTCGACCAGCGCGCGGGAGCCTTCGGTGGCGTATCCCTTGCCCCAGGCGGCCTGGCGCAGGCGGTACCCCAGCTCGGGCTCGTCGGCCGGGCCGTCGGGGGCCGGGCGCAGGTGGAACCAGCCGAGGAACTCGCCGGAGGACTTCTCGTGCGCGATGAAGAAGCCGTAACCGGGAGCACGTCGCCCGTGCTCGAGCATGCGCGGCAGGACGTGGGTCGCCACGCGCTCGCGCGAGGTCGGCACCCCGCCGGTGAGGTACCGCATCACCGCCGGGTCGGAGTCCAGCTCGACGAGCAGTTCGGCGTCGGATTCGGTGACCCGGCGCAGGATCAGCCGGTCGGTCTCGAGATAGGTCCCCTCAGCTCCCATGTCTGCCGAACCTAGCGATCACGACCCGGTCACGCTTCCGAATTATCCGGCTGCTCGGTTACGCTGAGGCCCGCCGCCAGACGTCCTCCAGACCGCCGCCCTGTCTGATGGGAAGTCGCAGATGTCGAGAAAACGCGCCATGGCGGGGATCGCGGCGGCTTGCGCGCTGCTCGCCGCCACCTTCGCCCCGGCGGCGGGAGCCCAGGTCGACGGTGGTGGCTGGACCTCGTATTCGCCGTCGTTCAACGAGCAGGAACGCGGCTGCGGGCAGATCAGCAATCTCACCTTCACGCTGTCCTGTTCCACCGCGAGCGGCGACCAGCGCGCCGAACGCCGCTACGCCACCTACACCGGCGGCACCCGCCAGTTCGAGGGCAGTTTCCGGATCAGCAGCCTCGGCGGCACCCGGATCAGCCTGAAGCAGACCTTCCAGGATCCGAGCGGGCCGTTCTTCATGCTCGCGGTGGAACGCGGCGGCCGGCTCTACGCCGTGCACGGCGGGGACACCGTGGCCACCGGCGCGACCGTCGGCACCACCGTGCGGGTCAACACCGTGCACCGGCCCGGTAACAGCCACAAGACCTACCTCAACGGGTCGCTGAAGCACACCGTGTCCAGTCCGGGCGGCAGCTTCTACGACAAGTTCGGCGCCTACCGCACGAACAGCGGATCCGGTCCGGCGACCGTGGTGTGGAGCGGGATCAAGTTCTGGCGCAAGTGATCCTGATCGTGTTGCCGCCCCGGCCCGTTCGCCGGGGCGGCCCGTCCCGCTCGGAGTGGCACCATGCGCAAACCCCTGTTCCTGCTGTCCGTTCTGCTGTTCGCGGGCTGTGCCGGCGAGGTGCCGGAGCCCGGTCTGCGGGCGACGCTGGTCGGTTCCGACGACGTGGTGCTCGACTGGCCCGCCGCCGAACCGGAAGCCGCGGGCCGGGTCCTGGAATTCGCCACCGAGGCGGGCGGCGAATACACCGTGCTGCAGTTCATGCCGCCCGGCCAGACCCGGTACACCCATCCGGACCTCATGCCGTATACCCATTTCCACTACCGGCTGCGGTCGTATGCCGGGCCGGTGTCCGGAACCGCCGAAGTACTGCTCCCGGCGGGTGAATTCGACGAAGCGTCGCAGGCGTCGAACCACGACTGGGCGGCGCCGGTGGTCACGCCGGGCGATCCGTCGAAGCAGCATTCCGTGCGCTCGGCCGAAGGCGCCCCGGCCGATTTCCGCGCCACCGTCCGGCACGCCAACGGCATCCAGTTCACCTGGACCGACCACGCCAACGACGAGGCGGGTTACCTGCTCGAACAACGCACCACCGGCGAATACCGCGTGGCCGCCGTGTTCGAACCGGACGTCACCTCGGCCGGGCTGATCACGCTCCCGGAAGAGAAGGCGGCG
Coding sequences within:
- a CDS encoding class I SAM-dependent methyltransferase — protein: MAWYDDDDLWAGFAGVMFSQRRAAEAAELVAKSPLLAFPAGSRVLDLCCGPAIHLVPLAQRGDRVTGVDLSEVMLARAREACDEAGVEVRLVRADMREFTEERGFDVVLNLYTSFGYFDDPADNLRVLRNARASLDRGGSLLVDVLGKEVLASWVGRPQAIDTEDGTVFMRDTILDDWTRLRTDWTLVAGDTARHATITSFLYSAAELRALFEQAGFTGVECFGDFDGRPYDNHARRLIVRGRAN
- a CDS encoding FecCD family ABC transporter permease, producing the protein MRTEVRGEPRWRLLAEPSAPGTPAKGGLTGGIVVLSVVLLVSVLAGIALGPTVVPLDEVLRYLRAALTGGQIGHTEVTGYSIVWEVRTPRVLLAVVVGAGLAVVGVALQALVRNALAEPFVLGISSGASVGATAVVVFGLFASLGVLAMSVAAFLGALLATVLVYFAARSALGLTPLRLVLTGVALAYAFQAVMSMIVFLAPNSQAAQTVLFWLLGSLGAASWQSLPIAAAAVVVTVVLLLRKSRPLDILSLGDETAASLGVDAAALRRGLFLLTAGATGLLVAVSGAIPFVGLVLPHVVRIVVGSSHRRVLAIAPLAGAIFLVWVDLLARTVVAPEELPLGVITALIGVPVFIGLMRRRGYLFGDR
- a CDS encoding ABC transporter ATP-binding protein; translation: MGQARLSLQDVSVEVAGQALVRELCLDVGEGEVVGLVGPNGSGKSTALRCVYRALRPTRGAVLLNDEDLSGVPLAESARSIAALTQDSRAELDFTVEEVVALGRSPHQRGNARLTARERQLCRDALRRMDITHLALRSVLSLSGGERQRVLMARALVQEPSVLVLDEPTNHLDVRHQVELLSFLAGCGLTVLVALHDLNLAAAVCQRIAVLRDGELAACGPPAEILTPELVLDVFGVHASVVAHPRTGITQLLYDLDPERTDHG
- a CDS encoding ABC transporter substrate-binding protein yields the protein MKKRSRLLVLLALLPLVTACGATVEPAPAGEQAATATVTNCGEQVTYPTPQRAVSYDISGTEKMFALGLADRMRGYVLNKVADPSIDGSAYKADYAKVPRLGTARITREIVVDAQADWVFAGWNSGFSEERGITPKLLEQLGIRSYLHTETCWDYGTAKVAVSPLEALFTDLENLGKIFHVEARATELVGELRGRLDAVRQGAPAGAEPPRVFVYDSGTDQPFTAGKHAAPTDIIAAAGGRNVFGELADGWGSVGWEPVVQAQPEVIVVVDYGDQPAQAKIDFVKSFEGLKNSPAVRENRFHVMSIGELVSGPRNIAGAENLAGYLRSIGR
- a CDS encoding pyridoxal-phosphate dependent enzyme; translation: MTHTPETPVLAGVHEHITDAIKDPSLIRLGPNLVLARFETMKVYAALGAVRSLLDSGIVRAGQTLIDSSSGIYALALAMACHRYGLRCHIVASTTVDATIRAQLEVLGATVDQMPPSASLQLDQERRVRRVRELLAEHPDMHWMRQYHDEVHYAGYAELAEIAVRSLPAGPLTVVGAVGTGASTGGLVRSLRRRDPDVRLTGIQPFGSVTFGSERLADPEAIIAGIGSSIPFGNVRHTLYDRLHWVDFRYAMAGAVGLLREHAVFAGLSTGAAYLAARWEARAEPGRMFLVIGADTGHRYVDKVFSRHQEALDPELLFPVEVGSLAALTLPWSTMDWARRAYRVGR
- a CDS encoding ATP-grasp domain-containing protein; the encoded protein is MTIVLLEALSFGLGRLADAAAAAGQRLVLCTGDRSIYRHELSRCELEVIDVDTFDANACAQVLSALPDLAGLISSTDTWAVPGARLAAEFGLPGPSVDAVRTLRDKARVRQLLHARGLSRGTAVDAVPSLIGFPLVVKDSAGTSSREVSLVHSAAELRAVLSSAGPLKGRLIAEPYVAGPVYSAETLTWQGETRLLGVSSRQLSREFRFREESAAFPVAFGGKDTDVLRSWVSEVLAVAGHTRGFAHVEFVLTGAGPELVEINARIGGALVGEALCRALGTNVYEAMVQLALGTRPLLLDAVVPGGPAVAFSLIYPARPGRLEGWSGLDALAAHPGDPEWYPTAAVGDTVTTLADQRACTGLVLVQGDTAELAAHRAHAAAATIHPIMS
- a CDS encoding ABC transporter ATP-binding protein; translation: MSLPVADAPEVRRATWRLIRADRRAMALVLLLNGLAALAGLVAPWLVGRIVDQVGAGTATVSTVDTLALAIVGCAVAQVLLTRFARNAGHRLGERTLARLREDFVDETLSLPAPVVERTGTGDLMARGSADVAIVGVTLRDAAPTLFISSVQLTFVFAALFVLDPLFGVCAMVGLPLVAAISRWYLRRARDAYLHEGQTLSEMADSLVETAEGARTVEAFGLQSRQIAAADARVRRAYTARRRTLFLRSVFYPVVDFVYALPAAVLLLAGGVFVANDLVTLGAAVSAVLYAWQLTEPMDFILDWLDQLQRSGASFARLKGVAKAVPDRAPSAEVPVDDRLVVSGVRYAYGSGEDVLHGVDLSVRPGERLALVGPSGAGKSTLGRLLAGLAAPGAGSVTVGGVPVAELAPEVLRERVVLVTQEHHVFLGTIRDNLTIAAPDASDSRLLAALDVVDAGWVRALPSGLDTRDLRLDAPRAQQLALARVVLADPHTVVLDEATALLDPRTARNVERAVAAVLEGRTVVAIAHRLHTAHDADRIAVVDGGRITELGPHDVLVAAGGTYSALWHSWHGDR
- a CDS encoding ABC transporter transmembrane domain-containing protein → MAEVGPGTPDSRGAARYLWWLVRSQPWRSARGALYGSVWMVSTMLPPYLSSRAIDSGLRTGDFAELAGWTGAVLAAALFNALLGMLRHRTMTFVRVDSALRTVRVVVRHVTRLGATLPRRVSAGEVAHIGAADITTISECLTLVGPGVGAVFAFAAVTLLLLDVSVLLALVVLLGVPVLAVAIAPLLNRLQRQESGYRERQGELTSQIGDIVGGLRVLRGIGGSEQFSRRFHNSSRLLREDGYRVGAVTSWVKALTTGMPVVFLAVITWLTARMTAAGEITIGEMVAVYGYVAALVIPMFFLIQGADQLARGLVAARRVTTLLRIEPEQSGGDRPGPDGPANLADPESGLVVPPGVLLAVVSAAPAESAELLDRLARYTDSAATWDEVPLTDIRLDEVRSRILLARNEEHLFAGPVREAVATRPEHTDTAITAAVRAAAAEDVIAGLPDGLDAMLEARGANLSGGQRQRLRLARALLADPEVLLLVEPASAVDAPTEALIAARLREFRAGRTTVVATTSPLQAGQADVVAFLAGGRVVATGTHAGLLETEPRYRALVYRGAEEEVAR
- a CDS encoding GNAT family N-acetyltransferase, translated to MGAEGTYLETDRLILRRVTESDAELLVELDSDPAVMRYLTGGVPTSRERVATHVLPRMLEHGRRAPGYGFFIAHEKSSGEFLGWFHLRPAPDGPADEPELGYRLRQAAWGKGYATEGSRALVEKAFTELDAKRVFATTMAVNTGSRRVMEKTGLRYTRTFFVDWDDPIEGADQGEVEYSLDRSEWRK
- a CDS encoding fibronectin type III domain-containing protein; this encodes MRKPLFLLSVLLFAGCAGEVPEPGLRATLVGSDDVVLDWPAAEPEAAGRVLEFATEAGGEYTVLQFMPPGQTRYTHPDLMPYTHFHYRLRSYAGPVSGTAEVLLPAGEFDEASQASNHDWAAPVVTPGDPSKQHSVRSAEGAPADFRATVRHANGIQFTWTDHANDEAGYLLEQRTTGEYRVAAVFEPDVTSAGLITLPEEKAATYRVRAFTCGPPSTVADVRTGQED